A window of Leptolyngbya sp. 'hensonii' contains these coding sequences:
- a CDS encoding 2,3-bisphosphoglycerate-dependent phosphoglycerate mutase, whose product MAKLILTRHGQSLWNAENKFTGWVDVPLSEMGRAEATIASCKLKDYRVQVCFTSMLFRAIETAIIILTEVDDICGGKIPIIKHDIDDADWHGWDQYKGDPTQELPVYTVPALDERYYGELQGLNKAETVAKFGQEQVQLWRRSYDIAPPGGESLADTVKRTVPFFRDRIMKHLMTGDNVLIAAHGNSLRSIIKQLENLSEEEIVKVELGTAIPIVYEIDGEGQVTDKVILN is encoded by the coding sequence ATGGCTAAATTGATTTTGACCCGCCACGGGCAGAGCCTTTGGAACGCAGAAAACAAATTTACTGGATGGGTCGATGTGCCCCTGAGCGAAATGGGGCGGGCAGAAGCCACGATCGCCTCCTGCAAGCTCAAAGACTACCGGGTCCAGGTCTGTTTCACCAGTATGCTGTTTCGCGCCATTGAAACTGCCATCATTATCCTGACGGAAGTGGACGATATTTGCGGCGGTAAAATTCCGATCATCAAGCACGATATCGATGATGCAGATTGGCATGGTTGGGATCAGTACAAGGGCGATCCGACACAGGAACTCCCCGTTTACACAGTGCCCGCTCTGGATGAACGGTATTATGGGGAACTGCAAGGGTTAAATAAAGCTGAAACCGTGGCCAAATTTGGCCAGGAACAGGTGCAACTCTGGCGACGCTCCTATGATATTGCGCCCCCAGGGGGTGAAAGTCTTGCTGATACGGTTAAGCGCACCGTTCCTTTCTTTCGCGATCGCATTATGAAGCACTTAATGACAGGGGATAATGTGCTGATTGCGGCCCATGGCAACTCCCTCCGCTCCATAATTAAACAATTGGAAAATCTATCCGAGGAAGAGATTGTCAAAGTCGAACTTGGAACGGCTATTCCCATCGTGTATGAGATTGATGGTGAAGGCCAGGTGACTGATAAAGTCATTTTGAACTGA
- the pyk gene encoding pyruvate kinase codes for MKPLIHRTKIVATIGPASDSPEMIRKMLLAGMNVARLNFSHGKYEDHAERIKRLRNAATDLDLPLMLLQDLQGPKIRVGDLPAEGMLLQEGETLTLVPIGDYSGQPRTVGIDYPHVAEEAEPGTQVLLDDGLLELQVERIDGNAVHCRVIEGGILKSHKGVNFPSLNLRLPSMTEKDKRDLDFGIAQGVDIISLSFVRKPEDIQMLKALLQQKGAQIPVLAKLEKPQAISNLEAIVDECDAIMVARGDLGVEMSPEKVPLIQKRIIQLCNQKGIPVITATQMLDSMIHNPRPTRAEASDVANAIMDGTDAVMLSGESAVGDYPVEAVKMLARIATEVEPAIQFVNYPPKRIDDAEAISEALHAIDDTLNLQCIVAFTETGYTAHLASEERPKAPIVAYTPDPKIYHRLSLNWGVRPVLLQSFSGPLTDVLKQMETDLIQRHFAAPGDKVLVMGGIPFGQAGSTNFLKIHTIAVEG; via the coding sequence ATGAAACCACTCATTCATCGCACGAAGATTGTGGCGACGATCGGCCCTGCCAGTGATTCTCCTGAGATGATCCGGAAGATGTTGCTGGCGGGTATGAATGTGGCACGGCTCAACTTCTCCCACGGTAAGTATGAGGATCATGCTGAGCGGATCAAACGGTTACGGAATGCCGCCACCGACCTGGACTTACCCCTGATGCTCCTGCAAGACTTGCAGGGACCGAAGATTCGGGTGGGGGATTTGCCTGCAGAGGGGATGCTCCTGCAGGAGGGGGAGACCCTGACCCTGGTTCCGATCGGGGACTACAGCGGACAACCACGCACCGTCGGCATCGATTATCCCCATGTGGCCGAAGAAGCAGAACCAGGCACCCAGGTGCTGCTGGACGATGGTCTCCTGGAACTCCAGGTGGAGCGCATTGATGGTAATGCCGTCCATTGTCGGGTGATTGAGGGAGGTATCCTCAAAAGCCACAAGGGGGTCAACTTTCCGTCATTGAATCTGCGCCTGCCTTCCATGACGGAGAAAGATAAGCGCGACCTGGACTTTGGGATTGCCCAAGGGGTGGACATCATTTCCCTCAGCTTTGTCCGCAAACCAGAAGATATCCAGATGCTGAAAGCCTTGCTGCAGCAGAAGGGAGCCCAGATCCCTGTACTGGCTAAGCTGGAGAAACCCCAGGCGATTTCCAACCTGGAGGCGATCGTGGATGAATGTGATGCCATCATGGTGGCCCGTGGGGATTTGGGGGTCGAAATGAGTCCGGAGAAGGTGCCCCTGATTCAAAAGCGGATCATCCAGCTCTGCAACCAGAAGGGAATTCCGGTGATTACGGCGACCCAGATGCTGGACAGCATGATCCACAATCCCCGCCCCACCCGCGCCGAAGCCAGTGATGTGGCCAATGCGATTATGGACGGCACCGATGCGGTGATGCTCTCTGGGGAATCCGCAGTCGGGGATTATCCCGTGGAAGCGGTCAAAATGCTGGCCCGCATTGCGACGGAAGTGGAACCTGCAATCCAGTTTGTCAACTATCCCCCCAAACGGATTGATGATGCCGAGGCCATCAGTGAAGCATTGCACGCGATCGATGACACCCTGAATCTGCAATGTATTGTGGCCTTCACCGAAACGGGTTATACCGCCCACCTGGCCTCGGAGGAACGTCCCAAAGCTCCGATCGTGGCCTATACCCCTGATCCCAAAATCTATCACCGGCTCAGCCTCAACTGGGGAGTCAGACCAGTTTTGCTCCAGAGCTTCTCAGGCCCCCTGACCGATGTGTTGAAACAGATGGAGACCGATTTAATTCAACGTCACTTTGCCGCACCTGGGGATAAAGTGCTGGTTATGGGTGGTATTCCGTTTGGTCAGGCTGGTAGCACAAACTTCCTCAAAATTCACACCATCGCAGTTGAGGGATAG